Proteins encoded by one window of Lates calcarifer isolate ASB-BC8 linkage group LG5, TLL_Latcal_v3, whole genome shotgun sequence:
- the LOC108880798 gene encoding transcription factor IIIA: MRENVVGVEHEQPVLAVIKEMEMETKPEPHKRYICSFPECSAAYNKQWKLDAHLCKHTGVKPHKCEHDGCTKSFCSPFHLARHGLSHSGVKPFQCTVDGCTDAFTTNSNRARHISRVHSQEQRKYVCKFEGCGLEFRKNKQLKSHMCEQHTQLPPYQCTYEGCQMRFTFPSKLKRHEKVHRGYPCKEEGCTFTGKTWTEHLKHRKEQHRIILKCDQCSKVFRDSWFLQKHQVVHSEMRVVLKCPRDGCDRSFTTAFNLQSHISSFHEELRPFTCTHAGCGKTFAMRQSLQRHSVVHDPERRKQRKPRPKRSLASRLSGYSETKRVICKKRQEPATHRESAQGPVELVSLLQDTSLLCSPAVDTHGLTNALTAPLTV, translated from the coding sequence ATGAGAGAAAACGTGGTCGGCGTGGAACATGAACAACCTGTGTTAGCTGTCATcaaagaaatggaaatggaaactAAACCGGAGCCGCACAAACGTTACATCTGCTCGTTTCCCGAGTGCTCGGCGGCTTATAACAAACAGTGGAAACTGGACGCTCATCTGTGTAAACACACGGGGGTGAAGCCGCACAAATGTGAACACGATGGCTGCACTAAGTCCTTCTGCAGCCCATTTCACCTGGCAAGGCATGGGCTCAGTCACAGCGGTGTGAAGCCTTTTCAGTGCACCGTGGACGGCTGCACCGACGCTTTCACCACCAACAGTAACCGGGCCAGACACATCAGCCGCGTTCACTCGCAGGAGCAGAGGAAGTATGTTTGTAAGTTTGAGGGCTGCGGGCTCGAgttcaggaaaaacaaacagctcaaGTCGCACATGTGTGAGCAGCACACCCAGCTGCCGCCTTATCAGTGCACTTATGAAGGCTGCCAGATGCGATTCACCTTCCCCAGCAAGCTGAAGCGACATGAGAAGGTGCACAGAGGTTACCCCTGCAAGGAGGAGGGCTGCACCTTCACAGGAAAAACGTGGACTGAGCACCTCAAGCACAGGAAGGAGCAGCACAGGATCATCCTGAAGTGTGACCAGTGCAGCAAGGTGTTCAGGGACTCGTGGTTCCTGCAGAAGCATCAGGTGGTCCACTCAGAGATGCGGGTTGTCCTCAAGTGCCCCAGGGACGGCTGTGACAGGTCATTCACCACGGCCTTCAACCTGCAGAGTCACATCAGCTCCTTCCACGAGGAGCTGCGGCCCTTCACCTGCACACACGCAGGCTGCGGGAAGACCTTCGCCATGAGGCAGAGCCTCCAGCGTCACAGCGTCGTTCACGAcccagagaggaggaagcagaggaagccCAGACCCAAAAGATCTCTTGCTTCCAGGTTAAGTGGTTACAGTGAAACAAAGAGAGTGATCTGTAAAAAGCGACAGGAGCCTGCAACGCACAGAGAGTCTGCTCAGGGTCCTGTTGAGTTGGTGTCCCTCCTGCAAGATACGTCCTTGCTGTGCAGTCCTGCTGTGGACACACATGGACTCACTAATGCCCTGACTGCACCTTTAACAGTGTAG
- the yju2b gene encoding probable splicing factor YJU2B — translation MGERKGTNKYYPPDFDPAKHGSLNGYHKTHALRERARKLSQGILIIRFEMPYNIWCDGCKNHIGMGVRYNAEKKKVGNYYTTPIYRFRMKCHLCVNYIEMQTDPATCDYVIVSGARRKEERWDMAENEQILTTERTEKEKLETDAMYKLDHGGKDKEKLRKALPSLSEIQDHQSGWKDDFQLNSTLRRKFRTEKKVLAEQEEKDNAVRMRTNLSIPLLPEKDEDKKLAALLTYQAPDSYEDKQYSKRKEISSRSWFNSSVATPGGAAGSLLHKLGLQGKEAAVAKALGSSHSPLIRRRSGGLGNKTEPCATITRRQSDPEVSPCDGGSSNVSQTKEGSNTDVGPLQVGQEATETNNSVKFKEEVDKGLIMEDSGKEKEKDRSREAVTSLVADYSDSDSDPGQ, via the exons ATG GGTGAGAGAAAAGGAACAAACAAATACTATCCTCCAGATTTTGACCCAGCCAAG caTGGGTCACTCAATGGCTACCACAAAACTCATGCCCTCAGGGAGAGGGCCAGGAAACTGTCCCAGGGCATCCTCATTATCAG GTTTGAGATGCCCTACAACATCTGGTGTGATGGCTGCAAAAATCACATTGGCATGG GGGTCCGCTACAATgctgagaagaagaaagtggGGAACTACTACACCACGCCAATCTACAG GTTCAGGATGAAGTGCCACCTGTGTGTCAACTACATTGAGATGCAGACAGATCCAGCGACCTGTGACTATGTGATAGTGAGCGGGGCTCGCAGGAAAGAGGAGCGCTGGGACAtggcagaaaatgaacagatcCTCACCACAG agcggacagagaaggagaagctGGAGACAGATGCCATGTACAAGCTGGACCATGGTGGAAAGGACAAGGAGAAGCTAAGAAAGGCTCTGCCTTCTCTGTCCGAGATCCAGGACCACCAGTCTGGTTGGAAGGATGACTTCCAGCTCAACAGCACTCTCCGCAGGAAGTTCAGG ACGGAGAAGAAAGTTCTGgctgagcaggaggagaaggacaaTGCAGTGAGGATGAGGACTAACCTGTCCATCCCACTGCTTCCAGAGAAGGACGAGGACAAGAAACTGGCAGCTCTACTCACTTACCAGGCACCTGACT CCTATGAGGACAAACAGTACAGCAAGCGGAAAGAGATCTCCTCTCGTTCGTGGTTCAACTCCTCTGTAGCCACACCAGGAGGTGCTGCAGGCAGTCTGCTCCATAAGCTGGGCCTGCAGGGGAAAGAAGCAGCAGTGGCCAAAGCTCTTGGCTCCTCACACAGCCCACTGATCCGCAGGCGCTCAGGAGGACTTGGAAACAAAACTGAACCTTGTGCCACCATTACCCGCAGGCAGTCAGACCCTGAGGTCAGCCCATGTGATGGAGGgtcttcaaatgtcagtcagacAAAGGAAGGCTCAAATACAGATGTTGGACCATTACAAGTGGGTCAGGAagcaacagagacaaacaacagtgTTAAATTCAAAGAGGAAGTGGATAAAGGGCTGATAATGGAGGACTctggaaaagagaaggagaaggacaggAGTAGAGAAGCAGTCACATCCCTGGTGGCAGACTACAGTGACTCAGATTCAGACCCTGGACAGTGA
- the wdr83os gene encoding protein Asterix → MSSNNMADPRRQNKILRYKPPSTETNPTLEDPTPDYMNLLGMIFSMCGLMLKLKWCAWIAVYCSFISFANSRSSEDTKQMMSSFMLSISAVVMSYLQNPQPMSPPW, encoded by the exons ATGTCCTCCAACAACATGGCAGACCCGAGGAGACAAAATAAGATTTTAAG GTACAAGCCCCCCAGCACAGAGACCAACCCCACCCTGGAAGACCCCACACCTGACTACATGAACCTGCTCGGCATGATCTTCAGCATGTGTGGACTGATGCTCAAG ttgaaGTGGTGTGCCTGGATTGCAGTCTACTGCTCTTTCATCAGTTTTGCAAACTCTAGAAGCTCAGAGGACACCAAACAGATGATGAGTAGCTTCAT GCTGTCCATCTCAGCAGTTGTGATGTCCTACCTCCAGAACCCACAGCCAATGTCGCCGCCATGGTAA
- the LOC108880803 gene encoding persephin has product MRSLLKLVVILFCVPRGESHWLRSLIDQKQETATPHTSLNEDRRSRYPAEEEASGVGSSSNPVIPIPVRSRRSTLDSQCGLRSILLQVRDLGLGYDSDETVLFKYCSGTCPRVRSNHDLTLTNLLLSGVLPLPAPGELWHNAPCCRPTHHEDMAFLDNLHRWHKVEKLSAAGCSCVG; this is encoded by the exons ATGAGGTCCCTGCTGAAGCTAGTTGTGATTCTGTTTTGCGTCCCGAGGGGAGAGAGCCACTGGCTGAGATCACTGATTG ATCAGAAACAAGAAACAGCAACTCCACACACATCACTTAATGAGGACAGAAGAAGCAGATATCCAGCTGAAGAAGAAGCCTCAGGTGTCGGGTCATCATCCAATCCTGTCATCCCGATCCCAGTCCGGTCACGCCGCTCAACTCTGGACTCCCAGTGCGGCCTGCGCTCCATCCTGCTCCAGGTTCGAGACCTCGGGCTGGGTTATGACTCTGATGAGACTGTCCTCTTCAAGTACTGCAGCGGAACGTGTCCCAGGGTTCGCTCCAACCATGACCTCACCCTCACTAACCTGCTGCTCAGTGGGGTACTCCCCCTCCCAGCACCAGGAGAGCTGTGGCACAACGCACCCTGCTGCAGGCCCACCCACCATGAGGACATGGCCTTCCTCGATAACTTGCACCGCTGGCACAAGGTGGAGAAGCTGTCAGCTGCAGGCTGCAGCTGTGTCGGCTAG
- the wdr83 gene encoding WD repeat domain-containing protein 83 — MAFPQPRPQAPQLPQHLLRTIDCQQGAVRAVRFNADGNYLLSCGSDKSLKLWSVSRGTLLKTYSGHGYEVLDADGSYDNSQLCSCSSDKTVILWDVGTGQVTRKLRGHAGKVNCVQFNEEATVILSGSIDGTVRCWDTRSRRFEPIQVLDEARDSISSVKVAQHELLTGSVDGRVRRYDLRMGQLHVDFISSPITCVCFSQDGQCTLSSSLDSTVRLLDKSTGEMLGEYTGHKMKGYKLDCCLSSKDTHVLSCSEDGHVYCWDLVEGSLSLKLPVGKAVVQSLSFHPTETCLLTAMEGRVQVWGTEPEETEEDTMAT, encoded by the exons ATGGCGTTTCCTCAGCCCAGACCTCAGGCTCCTCAGCTTCCTCAGCATCTGCTCAGGACCATAGACTGTCAGCAAGGAGCTGTCAGGGCTGTTCGCTTCAACG CTGATGGGAACTACCTGCTGTCCTGTGGCAGTGACAAATCTCTAAAGCTGTGGAGTGTGAGCAGAGGGACCCTGCTGAAGACATACAGTGGACACGGATACGAGGTTCTGGATGCTGATGG TTCCTATGACAACAGCCAGCTTtgctcctgcagctctgacaaGACAGTGATCCTGTGGGACGTCGGCACAGGCCAGGTCACACGCAAACTCAGAGGCCATGCAGGG AAAGTCAACTGTGTCCAGTTCAACGAGGAGGCAACTGTTATCTTATCTG GGTCCATAGATGGGACAGTTAGGTGCTGGGACACCAGGTCCAGAAGATTTGAGCCCATCCAGGTTCTAGATGAGGCTCGGGACAGCATCAGCAGCGTGAAGGTCGCACAACATGAGCTGCTTACTGG ATCGGTGGACGGCAGAGTGAGGCGCTATGACCTGAGAATGGGACAGCTGCATGTGGACTTCATTAGCA gtcccatcacctgtgtgtgtttcagtcaggaTGGTCAGTGCACCTTGAGCTCCAGTTTGGATTCAACAGTCAGACTACTGGATAAGAGCACAGGAGAAATGCTAGGAGA GTATACAGGACATAAGATGAAGGGCTACAAGTTGGACTGCTGTCTGTCCAGTAAAGACACGCATGTCCTGAGCTGCTCAGAGGACGGACATGTCTACTGCTGGGACCTGGTGGAG GGGTCTTTGTCCTTGAAATTGCCAGTGGGAAAAGCTGTTGTCCAGTCGCTGTCCTTCCATCCCACAGAGACCTGCCTTCTCACTGCCATGGAGGGGCGTGTCCAGGTGTGGGGGACAGAgccagaggagacagaagaggatACGATGGCCACATAG